Proteins encoded by one window of Pseudomonas sp. PSKL.D1:
- the dusA gene encoding tRNA dihydrouridine(20/20a) synthase DusA — MPQTTRPEPSRRFSVAPMMDWTDRHCRFFLRLLSKHTLLYTEMVTTGALLHNDAHRFLRHDASEHPLALQLGGSVPADLAACAKLAEQAGYDEVNLNVGCPSDRVQNNMIGACLMAHPALVADCVKAMRDAVSTPVTVKHRIGINGRDSYAELCDFVGQVREAGCRSFTVHARIAILEGLSPKENREVPPLRYDVAAQLKADFPDLEIVLNGGIKTLAECQAHLETFDGVMLGREAYHNPYLLAEVDQQLFGSEAAVVSRSEALAQLRPYIVAHMESGGAMHHITRHILGLGQGFPGARKFRQLLSADIHKAAEPLVVFDQAAELMQGR; from the coding sequence ATGCCACAAACCACGCGCCCTGAGCCATCCCGCCGCTTCAGCGTTGCGCCGATGATGGACTGGACAGACCGCCACTGCCGCTTCTTCCTGCGCCTACTCTCCAAACACACCCTGCTCTACACCGAAATGGTCACCACCGGCGCCCTGCTGCACAACGACGCCCACCGTTTCCTGCGCCACGACGCTTCCGAGCACCCGCTGGCCCTGCAACTGGGTGGCAGCGTGCCGGCCGACCTGGCCGCCTGCGCCAAACTGGCCGAGCAGGCCGGCTACGACGAGGTGAACCTCAACGTGGGCTGCCCAAGCGACCGGGTGCAGAACAACATGATCGGCGCCTGCCTCATGGCCCACCCGGCGCTGGTGGCCGATTGCGTGAAGGCCATGCGTGACGCGGTTTCGACGCCGGTCACGGTCAAGCATCGCATCGGCATCAATGGCCGCGACAGCTATGCCGAGCTGTGCGACTTCGTGGGCCAGGTGCGCGAGGCCGGGTGCCGCAGTTTTACCGTGCATGCGCGGATCGCGATTCTCGAAGGGCTGTCGCCGAAGGAAAACCGTGAAGTCCCGCCGCTGCGCTACGACGTGGCCGCGCAGCTGAAAGCGGACTTCCCCGACCTGGAAATCGTGCTCAACGGTGGCATCAAGACACTGGCCGAGTGCCAGGCGCACCTTGAGACCTTCGACGGGGTGATGCTGGGGCGTGAGGCGTATCACAACCCTTACCTGCTGGCGGAAGTGGACCAGCAGCTGTTTGGCAGCGAGGCGGCGGTGGTCAGCCGTAGCGAGGCGTTGGCACAGTTGCGGCCTTATATTGTGGCGCACATGGAAAGCGGCGGCGCGATGCACCACATCACCCGGCACATTCTCGGGCTGGGCCAGGGCTTCCCGGGGGCGCGCAAGTTCCGGCAATTGTTGTCGGCGGACATTCACAAGGCGGCGGAGCCGTTGGTGGTGTTTGATCAGGCGGCGGAGTTGATGCAGGGGCGTTAG
- a CDS encoding alkaline phosphatase D family protein: MNPPTPLPLVLAGPVLRRLEPQRLAIWLVGTQPLQPEFSIDAAATVGCQVIAIGEHAFVHLLDIHFDAPLASNVELEYDLLINGQGIASWAPHLLYPGSHTPSFVLRERLDQLLHGSCRKPHHPAPDGLLCADRLLQACTQPEERPAVLLMTGDQVYADDVAGPMLRAIHSLIECLGLFDESLQGAVVPDSQALYRHPACYYHRADLLPAQHTNETLRERFFGGKRKPIFSSSNADNHLVTLAEVMAMYLLVWSPTPWTLVNLAMPEGLSDQRQARYREELPLIEAFAANLGPVARVMAHLPCLMIFDDHDITDDWNLSAQWEESAYGHPFSRRIIGNALLGYLLCQAWGNDPDACNGLIGQWQQPRDELITELLRFQGWQFSLPSNPPLLVLDTRTRRWRSESDLAKPSGLLDWEALSELQQQLLDHPSAIIVSPAPIFGVKLIETVQRVFSWLGYPLLVDAENWMAHRGAAQVVLNIFRHSRTPGHYVILSGDVHYSFVYEVLIRHRQRSPHLWQVTSSGIKNEFPRRLLDVLDRLNRWLYSPRSPLNWFTKRRQMEVVPRTPSHSMAGERLWNSAGLGRVFFDEQGRPARVYQLNADGREATEFARRE, encoded by the coding sequence ATGAATCCCCCCACTCCTTTGCCTCTTGTTCTTGCCGGGCCGGTATTGCGCCGGCTGGAACCTCAGCGGCTGGCCATCTGGCTGGTCGGAACGCAGCCGCTGCAACCTGAATTCAGTATCGACGCTGCGGCAACGGTGGGTTGCCAAGTCATTGCGATAGGTGAGCATGCCTTTGTCCATTTGCTGGACATTCACTTCGACGCCCCTTTAGCCAGCAACGTCGAGCTTGAATACGACCTGCTGATCAACGGCCAAGGCATCGCCAGTTGGGCGCCGCACCTGCTTTACCCGGGCAGCCACACACCCAGCTTTGTTCTGCGCGAGCGCCTTGACCAGTTGCTGCACGGCTCTTGCCGCAAGCCACACCACCCGGCGCCGGACGGCCTGCTTTGCGCAGACCGCTTGCTGCAAGCCTGCACACAACCCGAAGAACGCCCTGCGGTATTGCTGATGACGGGCGACCAAGTCTATGCCGACGACGTCGCCGGCCCGATGCTGCGGGCCATTCATTCGTTGATTGAATGCCTGGGCCTGTTCGATGAAAGCCTGCAAGGCGCAGTGGTGCCCGACAGCCAGGCGCTGTACCGCCACCCGGCCTGCTACTACCACCGCGCCGACCTGCTGCCGGCCCAGCACACCAATGAAACCCTGCGCGAGCGGTTTTTCGGTGGCAAGCGCAAGCCGATCTTTTCGTCCAGCAACGCCGACAACCATCTGGTCACGCTCGCCGAAGTGATGGCCATGTACCTGCTGGTGTGGTCGCCTACGCCTTGGACCTTGGTGAACCTGGCCATGCCGGAGGGGCTGAGCGACCAGCGCCAGGCACGCTACCGGGAAGAGTTGCCACTGATCGAGGCATTTGCCGCCAACCTTGGCCCGGTGGCCCGGGTAATGGCTCACCTGCCCTGCCTGATGATCTTCGATGACCACGACATCACCGACGACTGGAACCTCTCGGCACAATGGGAAGAATCCGCTTACGGCCACCCCTTCTCACGGCGCATCATCGGCAACGCGCTGCTGGGCTACCTGCTGTGCCAGGCATGGGGCAACGACCCCGATGCGTGCAATGGCCTGATCGGGCAATGGCAGCAGCCACGGGATGAGCTGATTACCGAGCTGCTGCGCTTTCAGGGCTGGCAGTTCAGCTTGCCCAGCAACCCGCCATTGCTGGTGCTGGACACCCGCACACGCCGCTGGCGCAGCGAAAGCGATTTGGCCAAGCCTTCCGGCCTGCTGGACTGGGAAGCACTCAGCGAGCTTCAGCAGCAGTTACTGGACCATCCTTCTGCGATCATCGTTTCACCGGCGCCGATCTTCGGGGTCAAGCTGATCGAAACGGTTCAGCGGGTATTCAGCTGGCTTGGCTACCCCTTGTTGGTGGACGCCGAAAACTGGATGGCCCATCGCGGCGCCGCGCAGGTGGTGCTGAACATCTTCCGCCACTCACGCACGCCGGGGCATTACGTGATTCTGTCGGGCGATGTGCATTATTCCTTCGTGTACGAAGTGCTGATTCGCCATCGCCAGCGCAGCCCGCACCTGTGGCAGGTCACCAGCAGCGGCATCAAGAACGAGTTCCCGCGGCGCTTGCTGGATGTGCTGGACCGGCTGAACCGTTGGCTGTATTCACCACGCTCACCGCTGAACTGGTTTACCAAGCGCCGACAAATGGAGGTGGTGCCACGCACGCCCAGCCATAGCATGGCCGGGGAGCGGCTTTGGAACAGCGCGGGGCTGGGGCGGGTGTTTTTTGATGAGCAGGGGCGGCCTGCGCGCGTGTACCAGTTGAATGCCGATGGGCGCGAAGCGACGGAGTTCGCGCGCCGGGAGTGA
- a CDS encoding formate dehydrogenase subunit gamma produces the protein MPDELLHLPEIQRILERDKATPGALLPILHAIQNSIGFIPDAAVPEIAHALNLSLAEVCGVISFYHDLRTAPPARHTLRLCRAESCQSRGSEALARQLREQLALDDHGTSADGAISLRPVYCLGACACSPALELDGQLHARLTPERLRALVNGCLEETPC, from the coding sequence ATGCCTGATGAATTGCTGCACCTGCCCGAGATCCAGCGCATCCTGGAACGCGACAAAGCCACCCCCGGTGCGCTGTTGCCGATCCTTCACGCCATTCAAAACAGCATCGGCTTCATCCCCGATGCGGCCGTCCCCGAAATTGCCCACGCCCTTAACCTCAGCCTGGCCGAAGTGTGTGGGGTGATCAGCTTCTACCACGACTTGCGCACCGCGCCGCCAGCCAGGCATACCCTGCGCCTGTGCCGCGCCGAGTCCTGCCAGAGCCGGGGCAGCGAGGCCTTGGCCAGGCAACTGCGTGAGCAACTGGCACTGGATGACCACGGCACCAGCGCCGACGGTGCCATCAGCCTGCGCCCGGTGTATTGCCTGGGCGCCTGCGCCTGTTCGCCGGCCCTTGAACTGGATGGCCAGCTACACGCGCGGCTGACGCCCGAGCGGCTGCGGGCGCTGGTGAACGGTTGCCTGGAGGAAACGCCATGCTGA
- a CDS encoding type II toxin-antitoxin system HipA family toxin, producing MQGHITIQTHVEGQWRDALVLSSSDTRNVEASQCSVSYDPHYLVDFIDRLETILEPAISVNLPLTWNAVDSKGYPPFVYDIMPAGAARKSLLKRFSGEKPDQMDMDFFLLSRCTPSPVGHLRVKESVEHIDETRNEAFQRKEVVDRTNDFLEYAYESGAALGGATGAQGEAPKLIMVEGADGALYADAMLPDEHARRHWLVKFARNQVTERDKNILRAEYHYYKAVSKLGLNTVSTDGLVLEEAEKPSLWMPRFDRRITQGEVERIPIESIYSVCGNTVPGSKMNHEDVINNLISLWVRNGQKDELEELVFEYLRRDLLNRILGNSDNHGRNTAISRYRGKFELAPIYDLAPMVLDPEGVTRVTKWRSENKGNPDWKAICGYFQHLVSPDALFERLLGAAEVFRALPDLLTELPGEVRQAQSVPLNKLDLHLDSWGLR from the coding sequence ATGCAGGGGCACATCACTATCCAGACTCACGTTGAGGGCCAATGGCGAGATGCCCTTGTGCTTTCCTCATCAGATACTCGGAACGTGGAAGCATCTCAGTGCAGTGTGTCTTACGACCCACACTACCTTGTCGATTTCATCGATAGACTCGAGACGATCCTCGAACCCGCTATCAGCGTTAATCTTCCGCTGACCTGGAACGCCGTTGACAGTAAAGGCTACCCCCCGTTTGTATACGACATCATGCCAGCTGGCGCAGCACGCAAGTCGTTATTGAAACGCTTCTCTGGCGAAAAGCCCGACCAGATGGACATGGATTTTTTCCTCTTGAGCCGCTGCACGCCATCGCCCGTTGGGCACCTGCGTGTGAAGGAATCTGTCGAGCATATTGATGAGACACGCAATGAAGCCTTTCAGCGCAAGGAGGTCGTAGACAGAACCAACGACTTTCTGGAATACGCCTATGAATCTGGCGCCGCGCTTGGCGGCGCTACAGGCGCCCAAGGAGAAGCACCGAAACTGATCATGGTTGAAGGGGCAGATGGTGCTCTTTATGCCGACGCCATGCTTCCTGACGAGCATGCTCGCCGCCATTGGCTGGTGAAGTTTGCTCGCAACCAGGTTACAGAACGCGACAAAAACATCCTGCGGGCTGAATACCACTACTACAAAGCTGTCTCGAAACTGGGTTTGAACACGGTATCTACAGACGGGCTTGTGCTTGAAGAGGCTGAGAAGCCGAGCTTATGGATGCCACGCTTTGATCGAAGAATTACTCAGGGTGAAGTGGAAAGGATACCCATCGAGTCAATCTATTCGGTCTGTGGGAATACGGTTCCCGGTTCGAAGATGAATCATGAGGACGTTATCAACAACCTGATCAGTCTATGGGTCAGGAATGGGCAGAAGGACGAACTCGAAGAGCTGGTTTTCGAGTACCTGAGGCGCGACCTGCTTAACCGTATCCTCGGAAACTCGGACAACCATGGACGTAATACGGCCATTTCCAGATATCGAGGCAAATTTGAGCTGGCACCGATCTACGACCTCGCGCCGATGGTGCTTGACCCGGAAGGTGTCACACGCGTTACCAAGTGGAGATCCGAGAACAAGGGAAACCCGGACTGGAAAGCAATCTGTGGGTATTTCCAGCATTTAGTCAGCCCAGACGCACTCTTTGAGCGTTTACTCGGGGCAGCAGAAGTGTTCCGGGCTTTGCCGGATCTATTGACCGAGCTTCCTGGAGAAGTCAGGCAGGCCCAATCTGTGCCACTGAACAAGTTGGACCTGCACTTGGATAGTTGGGGGCTTCGATGA
- a CDS encoding formate dehydrogenase beta subunit, which translates to MLKLFIPCDSVARAVGADQVADALQHEAQRRQLQVDIQRTSSRGLYWLEPMLEVESGQGRQGFGPVTPQDVPALLDALTTVPGGHSLALGIVDEISYLKTQQRLLFARAGITRPLSLDDYRAHGGFKGLENVVALDGAEVVAAVLDSGLRGRGGAAFPAGIKWRTVRDAPAGQKYIVCNADEGDSGTFADRMLMEGDPFLLIEGMAIAGLAVGADKGYIYVRSEYPDAIRVLNQAIAIAREAGYLGADVARSGKAFELEVRVGAGAYICGEETALLESIEGKRGIVRAKPPLPALQGLFGQPTLVHNVLTLASVPTILAKGAQFYRDFGMGRSLGTMPFQLAGNIRHGGLVERAFGLTLRELVEGYGGGTASGRPLKAAQVGGPLGAWVPPSHFDTPLDYEAFAAMGAMLGHGGVVVADDTLNMASMARFALQFCAEESCGKCTPCRIGSTRGIEVVDRLIASTDFTERHDQALLLRDLCDTLQYGSLCAMGGMTAYPVASALKYFPADFGLTTQEAAQ; encoded by the coding sequence ATGCTGAAGCTGTTCATCCCGTGCGACTCGGTGGCCCGGGCTGTCGGCGCCGACCAGGTGGCCGACGCGCTCCAGCACGAAGCACAGCGCAGGCAGTTGCAGGTCGACATCCAGCGTACCAGTTCCCGTGGCCTTTACTGGCTGGAACCCATGCTGGAGGTTGAGAGCGGGCAGGGGCGCCAAGGCTTCGGCCCGGTCACCCCGCAAGACGTCCCCGCACTGCTGGATGCCTTGACTACAGTACCTGGTGGACACTCGCTGGCGCTGGGCATCGTTGACGAAATCTCCTACCTCAAAACCCAACAACGCCTGCTGTTTGCCCGCGCAGGCATCACCCGGCCGCTGTCGCTGGACGACTACCGCGCCCATGGCGGTTTCAAAGGCCTGGAAAACGTCGTGGCCCTGGACGGCGCCGAAGTGGTCGCCGCCGTGCTCGATTCCGGCCTGCGCGGCCGTGGCGGTGCGGCATTCCCGGCAGGCATCAAGTGGCGCACCGTGCGCGATGCCCCGGCAGGGCAGAAGTACATCGTCTGCAACGCCGATGAAGGCGACTCCGGCACTTTTGCCGACCGCATGCTGATGGAGGGTGACCCGTTCCTGCTGATCGAGGGCATGGCCATCGCCGGCCTGGCCGTGGGCGCCGACAAGGGTTACATCTACGTGCGCTCGGAATACCCGGACGCCATCCGCGTGCTGAATCAGGCCATCGCCATTGCCCGGGAGGCCGGATATTTGGGGGCGGATGTCGCACGCAGCGGCAAAGCCTTCGAACTGGAAGTGCGGGTTGGCGCCGGCGCCTACATCTGCGGCGAGGAAACCGCGCTGCTCGAATCGATCGAGGGCAAGCGCGGCATCGTGCGCGCCAAACCACCGTTGCCAGCGCTGCAGGGCCTGTTCGGCCAGCCGACATTGGTGCACAACGTGCTCACCTTGGCCTCCGTGCCGACCATCCTGGCCAAGGGCGCGCAGTTTTACCGCGACTTTGGCATGGGCCGCTCGCTGGGCACCATGCCGTTTCAACTGGCGGGCAACATTCGCCACGGTGGCCTGGTGGAACGGGCCTTCGGCCTGACCCTGCGCGAGCTGGTGGAAGGCTACGGCGGCGGCACGGCCAGTGGCCGCCCGCTAAAGGCCGCGCAAGTGGGCGGCCCGCTGGGCGCCTGGGTGCCGCCCAGCCATTTCGACACACCACTGGATTACGAAGCCTTCGCCGCCATGGGCGCGATGCTCGGCCACGGCGGTGTGGTGGTGGCCGATGACACCCTGAACATGGCCAGCATGGCCCGCTTTGCCCTGCAGTTTTGCGCCGAAGAATCCTGCGGCAAGTGCACGCCGTGCCGCATCGGCTCGACCCGCGGCATCGAGGTGGTCGACCGCCTGATCGCCAGCACCGATTTTACCGAGCGACACGACCAGGCCCTGCTGCTGCGCGACCTGTGCGACACCCTGCAGTACGGCTCGCTGTGCGCCATGGGCGGCATGACTGCCTACCCGGTGGCCAGCGCCCTGAAGTACTTCCCCGCCGATTTTGGGCTGACCACCCAGGAGGCCGCGCAGTGA
- the rssC gene encoding anti-sigma factor antagonist RssC, with translation MSTGRIQFAEQSGTFVLKFVGEVRLTLCSALDATIEKIFTALNFSAIVIDLTETESIDSTTLGLLAKLSILSRQKVGLLPTVVTTNPDISRLLQSMGFDQVFNIVDRPVPCPDCLSDLPSQDQSEDVVRSKVLEAHKILMGLNDSNREAFHDLVSALERS, from the coding sequence ATGAGTACCGGTAGAATCCAGTTTGCCGAGCAGAGCGGTACCTTTGTACTGAAATTCGTCGGTGAAGTGCGCCTGACCCTGTGTTCGGCACTGGATGCGACGATCGAGAAGATTTTCACCGCGCTGAACTTCTCGGCCATCGTCATCGACCTGACCGAAACCGAAAGCATCGACAGCACCACCTTGGGCCTGCTGGCCAAGCTGTCGATCCTGTCGCGGCAGAAGGTTGGCCTGTTGCCGACCGTGGTCACCACCAACCCCGACATTTCGCGCCTGTTGCAGTCGATGGGCTTCGATCAGGTGTTCAACATCGTCGATCGCCCAGTGCCATGCCCGGATTGCCTGTCCGACCTGCCGTCGCAAGACCAGAGCGAGGACGTGGTGCGCTCCAAGGTGCTGGAGGCGCACAAGATCCTCATGGGGTTGAATGACTCCAACCGCGAGGCGTTCCATGACCTGGTGAGCGCGCTGGAACGCAGCTGA
- the rssB gene encoding two-component system response regulator RssB: protein MQKISATLLIIDDDDVVRASLAAYLEDSGFSVLQAGNGQQGLQVFEEHQPDLVICDLRMPQMGGLELIRQVSERAPQLPVIVVSGAGVMSDAVEALRLGAADYLIKPLEDLAVLEHSVRRALDRSRLVLENQRYRDKLEAANRELEASLHLLQEDQTAGRQVQMNMLPESPWVAGEYSFAHQIIPSLYLSGDFCDYFRVDERRIAFYLADVSGHGASSAFVTVLLKFMTTRLLFEFKRTRNREFKPSEVLSHINRGLINCKLGKHVTMVGGVIDEDTGLLTYAVGGHLPLPVLYTPGQARYLEGRGLPVGLFDEATYQDLVMELPPQFSLTLMSDGILDLLPGDTLKDKEAALPDIVKAAGGSLDGLRQRFGLATLGEMPDDIALLVLSRNLQ from the coding sequence ATGCAGAAAATCAGTGCAACACTGCTGATCATCGATGATGACGACGTGGTCCGTGCGAGCCTCGCCGCCTATCTTGAAGACAGTGGTTTTAGCGTCCTCCAGGCCGGGAATGGCCAGCAGGGCCTCCAGGTCTTCGAAGAACACCAGCCTGACCTCGTGATCTGCGATCTGCGCATGCCGCAGATGGGCGGCCTCGAACTGATCCGCCAGGTCAGCGAGCGCGCGCCGCAGTTGCCGGTGATCGTGGTGTCGGGTGCCGGCGTGATGAGCGACGCGGTCGAGGCCTTGCGCCTGGGCGCCGCCGACTACCTGATCAAACCGTTGGAAGACCTGGCGGTGCTCGAGCACTCGGTACGCCGGGCCCTTGACCGTTCGCGGCTGGTGCTGGAAAACCAGCGCTACCGGGACAAGCTTGAGGCGGCCAACCGCGAACTGGAGGCCAGCCTGCACCTGTTGCAGGAGGACCAGACCGCCGGCCGCCAGGTGCAGATGAACATGCTGCCCGAAAGCCCTTGGGTTGCCGGCGAATACAGCTTTGCGCACCAGATCATCCCGTCGTTGTACCTGTCGGGTGATTTTTGTGACTACTTCCGCGTGGATGAGCGGCGTATTGCCTTCTACCTCGCCGATGTGTCCGGGCACGGTGCTTCCTCGGCGTTTGTGACCGTGCTGCTGAAGTTCATGACCACACGGCTGCTGTTCGAGTTCAAACGCACCCGCAATCGCGAGTTCAAGCCCTCCGAGGTGCTCAGCCACATCAACCGTGGCCTGATCAACTGCAAGCTGGGCAAGCACGTGACCATGGTGGGCGGGGTGATCGACGAAGACACTGGCCTGCTGACCTACGCCGTGGGCGGCCACCTGCCGCTGCCGGTGCTGTACACCCCGGGCCAGGCCCGCTACCTGGAAGGCCGCGGCCTGCCGGTGGGGCTGTTTGACGAGGCCACCTACCAGGACCTGGTAATGGAGCTGCCGCCTCAGTTCAGCCTGACCTTGATGTCCGATGGCATTCTGGACCTTTTGCCGGGCGACACGCTCAAAGATAAAGAAGCTGCCTTGCCGGACATCGTCAAAGCAGCGGGGGGTAGCCTGGATGGGCTGCGCCAACGTTTTGGATTGGCTACGCTTGGGGAGATGCCGGATGATATCGCCCTATTGGTGTTGAGCAGGAACCTTCAATGA
- the tal gene encoding transaldolase has translation MTSKLEQLKQFTTVVADTGDLDAITRLKPVDATTNPSLLLKAAAIPGYADLLKQVKSDAKGNVDLACDKFAVAVGAGILKVIPGRISTEVDARLSFDEPALLSKARQLIGLYDAAGIGKDRVLIKLASTWEGIRAAEQLEKEGIQTNLTLLFSFAQAQACADAGVFLISPFVGRIYDWYKKSTGQDYVGAEDPGVQSVTRIYNYYKANGYNTVVMGASFRNIGQIEQLAGCDRLTISPELLQQLSDDQGELPRVLKPGNTGEAKQQLSESQFRWAMNEDAMGTEKLAEGIRQFARDQEKLEKLMADKA, from the coding sequence ATGACTTCCAAGCTGGAACAACTCAAGCAGTTCACCACCGTGGTCGCCGACACCGGGGACCTGGACGCCATCACCCGCCTCAAGCCGGTCGATGCCACCACCAACCCGTCGCTGCTGCTCAAGGCTGCCGCCATCCCGGGCTACGCCGACCTGCTCAAGCAGGTAAAAAGCGATGCCAAGGGCAATGTCGACCTGGCCTGCGACAAATTTGCGGTGGCCGTGGGCGCGGGCATTCTGAAGGTCATTCCAGGGCGCATTTCCACCGAGGTGGATGCGCGCCTGTCGTTCGATGAACCGGCGCTGCTGAGCAAGGCCCGCCAGTTGATCGGGCTGTACGATGCCGCCGGCATCGGCAAGGACCGCGTGCTGATCAAGCTGGCCTCAACCTGGGAAGGCATCCGCGCCGCCGAGCAGCTGGAAAAGGAAGGCATCCAGACCAACCTTACCCTGCTGTTCTCCTTCGCCCAGGCCCAGGCCTGTGCCGATGCCGGGGTGTTCCTGATTTCGCCGTTCGTGGGCCGCATCTACGACTGGTACAAAAAAAGCACCGGTCAGGACTATGTCGGCGCCGAAGACCCGGGCGTGCAGTCGGTTACCCGCATCTACAACTACTACAAGGCCAATGGCTACAACACCGTGGTCATGGGCGCCAGCTTCCGCAACATCGGCCAGATCGAACAGCTGGCCGGCTGCGACCGCCTGACCATCAGCCCGGAACTGCTGCAGCAGCTGAGCGATGACCAGGGCGAGCTGCCACGTGTTCTCAAGCCGGGCAATACGGGCGAAGCCAAGCAGCAACTGAGCGAAAGCCAGTTCCGCTGGGCCATGAACGAAGATGCCATGGGCACCGAGAAACTGGCCGAGGGTATTCGCCAGTTTGCGCGGGACCAGGAGAAGCTGGAGAAGTTGATGGCTGACAAAGCCTGA
- a CDS encoding helix-turn-helix domain-containing protein produces the protein MNAITPERRKQLIEDIMQQHERGNETLGASIRRLRLEVTGFDQQTFATMCNMSIKALYLIENDKGNPTLSTIEDILRKFGLRLGLTMRAPTTYTPPLGQHTPVAKSPARGASPKRTSAGRATSATTRRAAAQTRNNESGKGLSD, from the coding sequence ATGAACGCGATCACGCCAGAGCGTCGCAAACAGCTTATTGAAGACATTATGCAGCAGCATGAGCGGGGAAATGAAACCTTGGGAGCCTCTATCCGTCGACTACGGCTTGAGGTGACCGGTTTCGACCAGCAAACCTTTGCCACGATGTGCAACATGTCGATCAAGGCGCTGTACCTGATTGAAAATGACAAGGGCAACCCTACCCTCTCAACCATTGAGGACATCTTGAGGAAATTCGGGCTCCGCTTAGGGTTGACCATGAGAGCCCCAACCACGTACACGCCACCGCTGGGGCAGCACACACCTGTAGCTAAATCTCCTGCACGCGGCGCCAGCCCTAAGCGGACGTCTGCGGGCAGGGCAACGAGCGCGACGACTCGACGAGCTGCTGCACAGACCAGGAACAACGAGAGTGGCAAGGGTTTGAGCGATTGA
- a CDS encoding DUF3077 domain-containing protein — protein sequence MVWASHYLCSMAKALMDDAHMGLRKGG from the coding sequence TTGGTCTGGGCTTCGCATTACTTGTGCTCGATGGCCAAGGCGCTGATGGACGATGCGCACATGGGGTTGCGCAAGGGCGGCTGA